One stretch of Lucilia cuprina isolate Lc7/37 chromosome 6, ASM2204524v1, whole genome shotgun sequence DNA includes these proteins:
- the LOC111675936 gene encoding protein seele, with product MSNKVVFLTLCAFIVLTSAQKFTSELVKCHVCKAVVHEIEDEVSKVDPAKRVDVSGFRLDADGNAISKSVPMAKSEMFLTEVMEKICDRMEDYLRATHKKSGKFMLMKIMVDGKMNPESSNVDFVQDEDLNKSLGHYCLEILEDHEDAFLKSFQSPTLNENLDIEICSERTKYCKDAPLQEDYEFDDKDEL from the exons atgtccaataaagtagtatttttaacaCTTTGTGCTTTTATTGTTCTGACATCAGCACAAAAATTTACCTCAGAGCTAGTGAAATGTCATG ttTGTAAAGCGGTTGTACATGAAATCGAAGATGAAGTTTCGAAAGTTGATCCGGCCAAAAGAGTAGACGTTAGTGGTTTTAGATTGGATGCCGATGGAAATGCCATTAGCAAAAGTGTTCCTATGGCCAAATCAGAAATGTTTTTAACAGAAgttatggaaaaaatttgtgacaGAATGGAAGATTATTTAAGGGCCACCCACAAAAAGTCGGGCAAGTTCATGTTAATGAAAATTATGGTTGATGGCAAAATGAATCCTGAGTCAAGTAATGTTGACTTTGTACAAGATGAGGACCTTAACAAAAGTCTGGGACATTAT tgTCTTGAAATTTTGGAAGATCACGAAGATGCATTCCTTAAAAGCTTCCAATCACCCACACTGAATGAAAATTTGGACATTGAAATTTGTTCCGAACGGACCAAGTACTGTAAAGATGCTCCACTTCAGGAAGACTACGAATTTGATGATAAAGATGAACTGTGA